One genomic region from Yersinia canariae encodes:
- the cheZ gene encoding protein phosphatase CheZ produces MSNHQMPATDAASASDIISRIGQLTRMLRDSLRELGLDQAIAQAAEAIPDARDRLDYVVHMTAQAAERALNCVEAAQPRQNELESSAKALKVRWDEWFANPIELSDARSLVTDTRDYLDVVPQHTSFTNAQLLEIMMAQDFQDLTGQVIKRMMDVVQEIEKQLLMVLMENIPDMPSKPQKPADSLLNGPQLDKNGAGVIASQDQVDDLLDSLGF; encoded by the coding sequence ATGAGTAACCATCAAATGCCCGCAACAGATGCGGCATCTGCCAGTGATATAATAAGTCGTATTGGTCAACTGACGCGGATGTTACGTGACAGTTTGCGCGAGTTGGGTCTGGATCAGGCCATTGCTCAGGCAGCAGAAGCGATTCCTGATGCGCGCGACCGTTTGGACTATGTGGTTCATATGACGGCGCAGGCTGCGGAAAGAGCATTAAACTGTGTTGAAGCAGCGCAACCACGCCAAAATGAGCTGGAGTCATCGGCTAAGGCGCTCAAAGTTCGCTGGGACGAATGGTTTGCTAATCCAATCGAGCTATCAGATGCCCGCTCTTTGGTCACTGATACCCGAGACTATCTGGATGTGGTGCCGCAACATACATCATTTACCAATGCGCAATTATTGGAAATCATGATGGCGCAGGATTTCCAAGACCTAACAGGTCAGGTTATCAAGCGCATGATGGATGTCGTGCAAGAAATTGAGAAACAGCTATTGATGGTATTGATGGAGAATATTCCGGATATGCCATCAAAACCGCAGAAACCGGCTGACAGTTTACTCAATGGGCCTCAATTGGATAAAAATGGCGCAGGCGTTATTGCCAGTCAGGATCAGGTTGATGACCTGCTTGACAGCCTGGGCTTCTAA
- the cheY gene encoding chemotaxis response regulator CheY, with protein MADKNLRFLVVDDFSTMRRIVRNLLKELGFNNVEEAEDGVDALNKLRTGGFDFVVSDWNMPNMDGLDLLKTIRADGSLGSLPVLMVTAEAKKENIIAAAQAGASGYVVKPFTAATLEEKLNKIFEKLGM; from the coding sequence ATGGCGGATAAGAATCTCAGATTTTTGGTGGTAGACGATTTTTCGACCATGCGTCGTATTGTCAGAAACCTGCTGAAAGAGCTAGGTTTTAACAATGTGGAAGAAGCTGAAGATGGCGTAGACGCATTGAATAAATTACGTACGGGTGGTTTTGATTTTGTCGTTTCTGACTGGAACATGCCCAATATGGATGGCCTGGACCTGTTGAAAACTATCCGTGCTGATGGTTCTCTTGGCTCTCTGCCCGTTTTGATGGTAACTGCCGAAGCGAAAAAAGAGAATATCATCGCAGCAGCGCAAGCCGGTGCCAGTGGTTATGTAGTGAAACCTTTCACTGCCGCTACCTTGGAAGAGAAGCTCAATAAGATTTTTGAAAAGTTGGGTATGTAA
- a CDS encoding protein-glutamate methylesterase/protein-glutamine glutaminase, translated as MSKIRVLCVDDSALMRQLMTEIINSHPDMEMVAAAPDPLVARDLIKKFNPQVLTLDVEMPRMDGLDFLEKLMRLRPMPVVMVSSLTGKNSEITMRALELGAIDFVTKPQLGIREGMLAYSELIAEKIRTAAKARLPQRGPENAPVMLTHTPLLSSEKLIAIGASTGGTEAIRTVLQPLPPTSPALLITQHMPPGFTRSFAERLNKLCQITVKEAEDGERVLPGHAYIAPGDRHMELARSGANYQVRIHDGPAVNRHRPSVDVLFRSVAQYAGRNAVGVILTGMGNDGAAGLLEMHRAGAYTIAQNEASCVVFGMPREAIGMGGVNEILELNQISQRMLAQISSGQALRI; from the coding sequence ATGAGTAAAATCAGAGTATTGTGCGTTGATGATTCTGCGTTGATGCGCCAGTTAATGACAGAGATTATTAACAGTCACCCAGACATGGAAATGGTTGCAGCGGCACCTGATCCGTTGGTTGCCCGTGATTTGATTAAAAAATTTAATCCGCAGGTCTTAACACTCGATGTTGAAATGCCGCGGATGGACGGGTTGGATTTTCTCGAGAAACTGATGCGGTTACGGCCAATGCCGGTGGTAATGGTTTCATCATTAACCGGTAAGAACTCCGAGATAACCATGCGGGCGCTGGAATTGGGGGCAATTGATTTCGTCACCAAACCTCAGTTGGGTATCAGAGAGGGGATGCTGGCATACAGTGAGTTGATTGCGGAGAAAATTCGCACTGCGGCTAAAGCCCGTTTACCACAACGTGGCCCAGAAAATGCGCCGGTGATGTTAACTCATACACCGCTTCTTAGTAGCGAGAAGTTAATCGCGATTGGTGCATCAACCGGGGGTACTGAAGCCATCCGCACGGTATTACAGCCTTTGCCACCGACCAGTCCGGCATTGCTGATAACACAGCATATGCCGCCGGGTTTCACGCGTTCATTTGCGGAGCGGCTCAATAAACTGTGCCAGATTACCGTGAAAGAAGCAGAAGACGGTGAGCGGGTATTGCCAGGACACGCCTATATTGCACCCGGTGATCGGCACATGGAATTGGCGCGCAGTGGGGCAAACTATCAGGTGCGTATTCATGACGGGCCTGCGGTTAATCGCCATCGTCCTTCGGTCGATGTGCTTTTTCGTTCCGTGGCGCAGTATGCCGGGCGCAATGCGGTCGGTGTGATCCTGACGGGAATGGGTAATGACGGTGCCGCCGGTTTACTGGAAATGCATCGGGCAGGGGCTTATACCATTGCACAAAACGAGGCCAGCTGTGTGGTCTTCGGGATGCCGCGTGAAGCTATTGGGATGGGTGGCGTTAATGAAATTCTGGAATTGAACCAGATAAGCCAGCGCATGCTGGCACAGATAAGCAGCGGTCAAGCCCTGCGTATATAA
- the cheR gene encoding protein-glutamate O-methyltransferase CheR, whose translation MKPSPQESGSLLTQMIQRLPLSDVHFRRICQLIYQRAGIVLADHKREMVYNRLVRRLRLLDINDFGQYLALLESDPNSAEWQAFVNALTTNLTAFFREAHHFPILAEHARQRPGSYSVWSTAASTGEEPYSIAMTLCDVLGNRSGSCQILASDIDTQVLEKATSGVYRQDELRSLSAQQMQRYFLRGTGPHQGMVRVRPELANMIHFQQLNLLAPEWALPGQFDAIFCRNVMIYFDKETQERILRRFVPLLKPGGLMFAGHSENFSQISREFYLRGQTVYGLTKER comes from the coding sequence ATGAAACCATCACCCCAAGAGTCTGGGTCTCTCCTGACCCAGATGATTCAACGGCTCCCGCTGTCGGATGTTCATTTCCGACGCATTTGCCAACTTATTTACCAACGGGCCGGGATTGTTCTGGCCGATCACAAACGGGAAATGGTCTATAACCGCTTAGTTAGGCGGTTGAGATTGCTGGATATTAACGATTTTGGTCAATATTTGGCGTTGTTAGAAAGTGATCCGAACAGTGCAGAGTGGCAGGCATTTGTTAATGCATTGACCACTAACCTGACGGCATTTTTCCGTGAGGCGCACCATTTCCCGATCCTGGCTGAGCATGCTCGACAGCGACCGGGGAGCTATTCAGTCTGGAGTACGGCGGCCTCGACTGGCGAAGAGCCTTATTCCATTGCAATGACATTATGTGATGTGTTGGGAAATCGGTCGGGGTCGTGCCAGATATTGGCCAGTGATATTGATACGCAAGTTCTGGAGAAAGCCACCAGTGGCGTGTATCGGCAAGATGAATTGCGTTCCTTGTCTGCGCAACAAATGCAACGTTATTTCCTGCGTGGCACCGGCCCTCATCAGGGCATGGTAAGAGTGCGGCCGGAGCTTGCCAATATGATTCATTTTCAGCAACTGAATCTATTAGCGCCTGAATGGGCATTGCCGGGGCAATTTGATGCCATTTTTTGTCGTAATGTGATGATTTATTTCGACAAAGAAACGCAGGAACGCATCTTGCGTCGCTTTGTCCCTTTGCTAAAACCCGGCGGCTTGATGTTTGCAGGTCACTCGGAGAATTTCAGTCAAATTAGTCGGGAATTCTATTTGCGCGGGCAGACCGTTTATGGACTGACCAAGGAGAGGTGA
- a CDS encoding methyl-accepting chemotaxis protein, translating into MFGRIRISTSFFLLLMLICSIQLISSGLSFTAFRSDYQNLNRVDLSSQQRDALSLSWVSLLQARNTLNRAGTRSALKVPQEQVNALMGNARSSLQKADLYFNQFLAVPRLDESDTGGELLDATKKSYQNLRSSLRELIDFLEAGNLQGFMDQPTQKTQDLFEADFLQYLQYANEVIAQAGTENQQAYHLSMWIFAGAILMVIAMAISSLIWLRTMFVSPLKIMRGHFDRIAEGDLSGQISVTGRNEISQMFASLRTMQQSLITTVSHVRDGAESMLTGIQEISAGNNDLSARTEQQAASLEQTAASMEQLTATVKQNADNARQATQLAQDASGTAAKGGELAGSVVDTMHDIATSSQKIGAITSVIDGIAFQTNILALNAAVEAARAGEQGRGFAVVAGEVRNLAQRSAQAAKEIKGLIDESVSRVRQGSTLVENAGTTMEEIVRSVTRVTDIMGEIASASDEQSRGIEQVSLAVTQMDQVTQQNAALVEEAAAAANALEEQAGMLSDAVSVFRLEHDSNSGEGQSAAGIGKQFVVKTAAAKETPDCQTS; encoded by the coding sequence ATGTTTGGCCGAATCCGGATTTCTACCAGCTTTTTCCTGTTACTGATGTTGATTTGCTCGATACAGTTAATTTCAAGTGGTCTGTCATTTACTGCTTTTCGTTCAGACTATCAAAATTTAAACCGTGTGGATCTCAGTAGTCAGCAACGGGATGCATTAAGCCTCAGTTGGGTATCCTTACTTCAGGCGCGTAATACCTTAAACCGGGCGGGGACTCGCTCGGCTCTCAAAGTCCCTCAGGAGCAAGTCAACGCGCTAATGGGTAATGCGCGTAGCTCACTGCAGAAAGCTGATCTCTATTTTAATCAGTTTCTCGCGGTACCTCGTCTTGATGAGAGTGATACCGGTGGTGAGTTGTTAGATGCGACCAAAAAGAGCTATCAGAACCTACGGAGTTCATTACGGGAGTTAATCGATTTCCTGGAAGCCGGCAATTTGCAGGGTTTTATGGATCAACCGACTCAGAAAACTCAAGATTTGTTTGAAGCTGATTTCTTGCAGTATTTGCAGTATGCCAATGAAGTGATTGCACAAGCGGGCACTGAAAATCAGCAGGCTTATCACCTCTCAATGTGGATCTTTGCGGGCGCGATTCTGATGGTGATCGCGATGGCGATTTCTTCACTAATTTGGCTACGCACCATGTTTGTGTCGCCATTGAAGATTATGCGCGGCCATTTTGATCGCATTGCTGAAGGTGATTTATCCGGTCAGATTTCGGTCACTGGCCGTAATGAAATCAGTCAGATGTTTGCCAGCTTGCGCACGATGCAACAGTCGCTTATCACCACGGTTAGCCATGTTCGCGACGGGGCCGAATCAATGTTAACGGGTATTCAGGAAATCTCTGCCGGTAACAATGATTTGTCTGCAAGAACTGAGCAGCAGGCCGCGTCATTAGAGCAAACGGCGGCCAGCATGGAGCAATTGACGGCGACAGTGAAACAAAATGCCGATAATGCTCGCCAAGCGACACAATTGGCACAAGATGCTTCGGGAACGGCGGCTAAAGGCGGTGAGTTAGCCGGAAGTGTCGTGGACACTATGCATGATATCGCCACCAGTTCGCAGAAGATTGGTGCCATTACCAGCGTTATCGATGGTATTGCCTTCCAAACTAACATTCTGGCACTGAATGCTGCTGTTGAAGCCGCACGTGCTGGTGAGCAAGGGCGTGGGTTCGCGGTTGTTGCCGGTGAAGTTCGTAATTTAGCTCAGCGCAGTGCGCAGGCAGCAAAAGAAATCAAAGGGTTAATCGATGAATCGGTTAGCCGTGTTCGCCAGGGCTCCACACTGGTCGAAAATGCGGGTACGACCATGGAAGAGATTGTTCGCTCAGTGACTCGGGTTACCGACATTATGGGGGAAATCGCTTCCGCTTCGGATGAACAAAGCCGAGGTATTGAGCAGGTTTCACTCGCGGTAACACAGATGGATCAGGTCACTCAGCAAAACGCCGCATTAGTGGAAGAGGCTGCAGCTGCGGCTAATGCACTGGAAGAGCAAGCAGGTATGCTCTCCGATGCAGTGTCTGTCTTTCGTTTGGAGCACGATAGCAACAGCGGGGAGGGGCAGTCAGCAGCGGGCATTGGTAAGCAATTTGTTGTGAAAACAGCGGCTGCAAAGGAAACCCCAGATTGTCAAACGTCGTAA
- a CDS encoding methyl-accepting chemotaxis protein, which translates to MFKRMKVVTSLLLVLVLFGALQLVSGGLFFNSLKNDKENFAVLQVIRQQQSVLNESWVNLLQTRNTLNRAGIRYMMDVNHTGSGPTVNDLLASAKGTLGVAEERFKSYEQIPLDSQQDPESAKKLKQTYDQYFGALTELIQLMEAGKINEFFDQPTSSFQNAFEHDYNTYLTQNDRLYTSAVEDSNRSFTYAMSVIVFVLIAVFVVIVFVWLGMQHILINPLKHLIEHIKHIANGDLTQTIEVHSRNEMGTLAASLKHMQSELITTVSDVRLGADAIYSGASEIAAGNNDLSARTEQQAASLEETAASMEQLTATVKQNAENARQASQLALSASETAQKGGKVVANVVQTMHEIAGSSQKIADITSVIDGIAFQTNILALNAAVEAARAGEQGRGFAVVAGEVRNLAQRSAQAAKEIKGLIEDSVSRVDMGSVLVESAGETMGDIVNAVTRVTDIMGEIASASDEQSRGIDQVGQAVTEMDRVTQQNASLVEESASAAAALEEQASMLTQSMSVFVLRMDNGSTTKDVRKPKQPTQDKSGTAKKTLGSDLQENWETF; encoded by the coding sequence ATGTTCAAGCGTATGAAAGTGGTCACCAGCCTGCTGCTGGTGTTAGTGCTATTTGGTGCCTTACAACTGGTTTCCGGCGGGCTTTTCTTCAACTCCTTAAAAAATGACAAAGAAAACTTCGCGGTTTTACAAGTTATCCGTCAGCAACAGTCGGTATTGAATGAAAGCTGGGTAAATCTACTGCAAACACGTAATACGCTTAACCGCGCGGGCATCCGTTACATGATGGATGTGAACCACACCGGCAGTGGCCCGACGGTGAATGACCTTTTGGCTTCAGCCAAAGGGACATTAGGTGTGGCAGAGGAGCGTTTTAAAAGTTATGAACAGATCCCACTCGATAGCCAACAAGACCCTGAATCGGCTAAAAAATTAAAGCAAACCTATGACCAATATTTTGGCGCATTGACCGAACTTATCCAATTAATGGAAGCAGGCAAGATCAATGAATTCTTCGATCAGCCCACCTCAAGCTTCCAAAATGCTTTTGAGCATGATTACAACACCTATCTGACACAAAACGATCGTCTTTACACTAGCGCAGTAGAGGACAGCAACCGTTCCTTTACTTATGCGATGAGTGTGATTGTTTTCGTTCTGATTGCGGTATTCGTTGTGATTGTCTTTGTTTGGTTGGGTATGCAACACATCTTGATTAACCCACTTAAACACTTGATTGAGCATATTAAACACATCGCAAATGGTGATTTAACTCAGACAATTGAAGTGCATAGCCGCAATGAAATGGGCACCTTAGCTGCCAGCCTGAAGCATATGCAATCTGAATTGATTACTACCGTCAGCGATGTGCGCTTGGGTGCTGATGCTATTTATAGCGGCGCGTCAGAAATTGCCGCGGGTAACAATGATTTGTCAGCTCGTACAGAGCAGCAAGCCGCATCACTGGAAGAAACCGCTGCCAGCATGGAGCAGTTAACGGCCACTGTGAAACAGAATGCTGAAAATGCCCGTCAGGCCAGTCAGTTGGCATTGAGTGCATCAGAAACCGCACAAAAAGGCGGGAAAGTGGTCGCTAACGTGGTGCAAACCATGCATGAGATTGCGGGTAGTTCACAGAAAATTGCTGATATTACCAGCGTTATCGATGGCATCGCTTTCCAGACCAATATTTTGGCATTGAATGCCGCCGTTGAAGCAGCACGTGCCGGTGAGCAAGGCCGTGGTTTTGCAGTAGTCGCGGGTGAAGTTCGTAATCTGGCTCAGCGCAGCGCGCAAGCAGCAAAAGAAATTAAAGGCTTAATTGAAGATTCAGTCAGCCGTGTCGACATGGGTTCTGTCCTGGTGGAAAGCGCCGGTGAAACCATGGGCGATATCGTGAATGCGGTGACCCGCGTGACTGACATCATGGGTGAAATCGCTTCCGCCTCTGATGAACAAAGCCGTGGTATCGATCAGGTCGGCCAGGCCGTGACAGAAATGGACCGCGTGACCCAACAAAACGCCTCTTTGGTGGAAGAATCAGCTTCTGCCGCTGCGGCGCTGGAAGAACAAGCCAGTATGTTAACCCAATCCATGTCCGTATTTGTCCTGCGTATGGATAACGGTAGTACCACAAAAGATGTCAGAAAACCAAAGCAGCCGACACAGGATAAGAGCGGAACTGCTAAAAAAACACTGGGAAGTGACCTGCAAGAGAATTGGGAAACTTTCTAG
- the cheW gene encoding chemotaxis protein CheW — MAGLATVTKLAGETVGQEFLIFTLGAEEYGIDILKVQEIRGYDQVTRIANTPAFIKGVTNLRGVIVPIIDLRVKFAQQGVSYNENTVVIVLNFGQRVVGIVVDGVSDVLSLTAEQIRPAPEFAVTLATEYLTGLGSLGERMLILVDIEKLLSSEEMSLLDSVVKG, encoded by the coding sequence ATGGCAGGACTAGCAACCGTCACGAAGCTGGCTGGCGAAACGGTAGGACAAGAGTTCCTGATTTTTACGCTGGGTGCTGAAGAGTACGGCATTGATATTTTGAAAGTCCAGGAGATCAGGGGTTATGATCAAGTGACCCGTATCGCTAACACTCCGGCGTTCATTAAAGGTGTCACTAACTTACGCGGCGTTATTGTTCCTATTATTGATTTACGGGTTAAATTTGCCCAACAGGGCGTCAGCTATAATGAAAATACAGTCGTCATCGTGCTGAATTTTGGTCAGCGTGTCGTCGGTATTGTCGTCGATGGTGTATCTGATGTGCTGTCACTAACAGCAGAGCAAATCCGTCCGGCCCCTGAGTTTGCCGTGACCCTGGCGACCGAGTACCTGACAGGGCTAGGTTCACTGGGTGAGCGGATGCTGATTTTGGTTGATATTGAGAAGTTACTGAGCAGTGAAGAGATGTCATTGCTTGATTCTGTGGTGAAAGGTTAA
- the cheA gene encoding chemotaxis protein CheA, which translates to MDITAFYQTFFDEADELLADMEQHLLLLDPLAPDNEQLNAIFRAAHSIKGGAATFGFTVLQETTHLLENLLDGARRDEMRLSTDIINLFLETKDIMQEQLDAYKTSQEPNAENFEYICHALRQLALEALEQQTTNNVATVEQATSSTAETKASGKSPALVQGGMRIRLSGLKEPEIPLMLEELGNLGEVKDTHQGVDSLEATLITSVSEDDISAVLCFVLEPEQISFIQAESAQEAETEVAVIAPVAAEVPQAAPVAEIKNPRPAEVAIAQPASAEHVKPKAKASESTSIRVAVEKVDQLINLVGELVITQSMLAQRSSTLDPVINGDLLNSMGQLERNARDLQESVMSIRMMPMEYVFSRFPRLVRDLASKLNKQVELTLLGSSTELDKSLIERIIDPLTHLVRNSLDHGIEDPETRLAAGKAPVGNLTLSAEHQGGNICIEVLDDGAGLNRQKILAKAQSQGMAISEHMSDEDVGMLIFAPGFSTAEQVTDVSGRGVGMDVVKRNIQEMGGHVQVSFQAGLGTSIRILLPLTLAILDGMSVKVSDEVFILPLNAVMESLQPLAEDLHPLAGGERVLQVRGEYLPLVELFRVFDVENAKTEATQGIVVILQSAGRRYALLVDQLIGQHQVVVKNLESNYRKVPGISAATILGDGSVALIVDVSALQALNREKRVTVDDVAVA; encoded by the coding sequence ATGGATATTACCGCGTTTTATCAGACTTTCTTTGATGAAGCAGATGAATTGCTGGCAGATATGGAACAGCACTTGTTATTGCTGGATCCGCTGGCACCAGATAATGAACAACTCAATGCCATTTTCCGTGCTGCTCACTCAATCAAGGGCGGCGCCGCGACATTTGGTTTTACGGTATTACAAGAGACAACCCATCTGTTGGAAAACCTGTTGGATGGTGCCCGTCGCGACGAGATGCGCTTGAGCACTGATATCATCAATCTGTTTTTGGAAACGAAAGATATTATGCAGGAACAGTTGGACGCCTACAAAACCTCTCAAGAACCTAACGCAGAAAACTTTGAGTATATTTGTCACGCATTGCGCCAACTGGCACTCGAAGCTTTAGAACAACAAACCACAAATAATGTCGCTACCGTAGAGCAAGCTACAAGCTCAACCGCAGAAACCAAGGCCAGCGGCAAGTCTCCCGCTTTGGTCCAGGGAGGAATGCGGATTCGCCTGTCGGGTTTGAAAGAACCTGAAATTCCACTGATGCTGGAAGAACTGGGTAATTTGGGGGAAGTCAAAGATACCCACCAAGGTGTTGATAGCCTTGAGGCTACCCTGATTACATCTGTCAGTGAAGATGATATCAGCGCCGTATTGTGCTTTGTGTTGGAACCAGAGCAGATTAGCTTTATACAAGCCGAGTCTGCACAAGAAGCGGAAACTGAGGTTGCGGTCATCGCACCGGTGGCGGCTGAAGTACCTCAAGCAGCTCCTGTTGCGGAGATAAAAAACCCACGCCCGGCTGAAGTCGCCATTGCCCAGCCTGCTAGCGCTGAGCATGTGAAACCTAAAGCTAAAGCCAGTGAGTCAACCAGTATTCGTGTGGCGGTTGAGAAAGTCGACCAACTGATTAACCTGGTGGGCGAATTGGTCATTACTCAATCCATGCTGGCCCAGCGCTCCAGTACCTTAGACCCGGTGATTAACGGCGATTTGCTCAATAGCATGGGGCAGTTGGAGCGGAATGCACGCGATTTGCAAGAGTCGGTGATGTCGATTCGTATGATGCCGATGGAATATGTCTTCAGCCGTTTCCCGCGCTTGGTACGTGATTTGGCCAGTAAGTTGAATAAACAGGTTGAACTGACACTGCTCGGCAGTTCGACTGAGCTGGATAAAAGTCTGATTGAACGCATTATCGACCCATTAACCCATTTGGTGCGCAACAGTCTGGACCACGGTATTGAAGACCCCGAAACACGTCTCGCGGCGGGTAAAGCGCCGGTCGGTAATCTGACACTGTCCGCAGAACATCAAGGCGGCAATATTTGTATTGAAGTCCTTGATGACGGGGCGGGGCTTAACCGGCAGAAAATTCTGGCGAAAGCGCAGTCTCAAGGTATGGCTATTAGTGAGCATATGAGTGATGAAGATGTTGGGATGTTGATTTTTGCGCCCGGATTTTCGACGGCAGAGCAGGTAACTGACGTTTCCGGCCGTGGTGTTGGGATGGACGTGGTTAAGCGAAATATTCAGGAAATGGGCGGCCACGTGCAGGTCAGTTTCCAGGCCGGCCTGGGAACTTCCATTCGTATTTTGCTGCCATTGACGCTGGCTATTCTTGATGGCATGTCAGTCAAAGTCAGTGATGAAGTGTTCATTTTGCCATTGAATGCCGTAATGGAATCATTGCAACCATTGGCTGAGGATTTACATCCATTGGCTGGCGGTGAACGCGTATTGCAAGTGCGCGGTGAGTATTTGCCATTGGTAGAATTGTTCCGTGTCTTTGATGTTGAAAATGCAAAAACTGAAGCCACTCAAGGCATTGTGGTGATTCTGCAAAGTGCCGGTCGCCGCTATGCACTGCTGGTAGACCAATTGATTGGCCAGCATCAGGTGGTTGTGAAAAACCTGGAAAGTAATTATCGGAAGGTTCCGGGTATCTCTGCCGCCACCATCTTGGGCGATGGCAGTGTGGCATTAATTGTTGATGTGTCTGCATTGCAGGCCCTAAACCGGGAAAAGCGTGTCACGGTTGATGATGTAGCCGTCGCGTAA
- the motB gene encoding flagellar motor protein MotB: MKHQNHPVILVKKRKAKHGQAHHGGSWKIAYADFMTAMMAFFLVMWLLSVSSPQQLTQIAEYFRTPLKVALSSGEKSSDSTSPIPGGGDDPTQQMGEVRKHIDSEESRKEEYRLNKLREKLDQLIESDPRLRALRPHLLINMMDEGLRIQIIDSQNRPMFKMGSAQVEPYMRDILRAIAPILNDIPNKISLSGHTDDLPYASGERGYSNWELSADRANASRRELLAGGLDQGKVLRVVGMASTMRLKEQASDDPINRRISILVLNKQTQHDIEHENLDNKALDIEKAESLKQIDSTGTTPAVTSPNTAAAPPVASGAAISTEQSGKTGLTTEAASTTDVSLTTRPTSPVSTTTASPPTVLTETATEPVKAQAPPASAPQTQQSSTENVTRVARGPTTSLPAAPESNAPVSPTSRDAQ, from the coding sequence ATGAAGCATCAGAACCACCCCGTTATTCTGGTCAAAAAGCGCAAAGCCAAGCATGGCCAAGCCCATCATGGCGGGTCATGGAAAATTGCTTATGCTGACTTTATGACAGCAATGATGGCCTTCTTTCTGGTGATGTGGTTGCTGTCGGTGTCCAGCCCGCAACAGTTGACGCAAATTGCAGAGTATTTTCGCACGCCATTGAAAGTCGCACTGTCCAGCGGTGAGAAAAGCAGTGACAGTACCAGCCCAATTCCAGGGGGGGGCGATGATCCCACCCAACAAATGGGGGAGGTGCGCAAGCATATTGATTCCGAAGAGAGTCGCAAAGAAGAATATCGGCTCAATAAATTACGGGAAAAACTGGATCAATTAATTGAATCCGACCCGAGATTGAGAGCTTTACGGCCACATCTGTTGATTAACATGATGGATGAAGGGCTGAGAATTCAGATTATTGATAGTCAAAATCGGCCTATGTTCAAGATGGGGAGTGCTCAGGTTGAGCCGTATATGCGCGATATTTTACGCGCCATAGCGCCAATTCTGAATGATATTCCCAATAAAATCAGTCTGTCTGGCCACACCGATGACTTGCCGTATGCTTCGGGCGAACGAGGTTACAGCAACTGGGAACTGTCGGCGGACCGGGCCAATGCTTCACGGCGTGAGCTGCTGGCCGGTGGTTTGGATCAAGGCAAAGTATTACGAGTGGTGGGCATGGCGTCGACGATGCGCTTGAAAGAGCAGGCATCCGATGACCCGATTAACCGCCGTATCAGTATCTTAGTTCTGAATAAACAGACTCAACATGATATTGAGCACGAGAATTTAGATAACAAAGCGCTCGATATAGAAAAAGCCGAGAGCTTAAAACAGATTGATTCCACGGGAACAACGCCAGCGGTGACATCACCAAACACAGCGGCGGCACCGCCAGTGGCCAGCGGTGCGGCAATATCCACTGAACAATCTGGCAAAACAGGATTAACTACAGAGGCTGCGTCGACAACAGATGTTTCGTTAACAACTCGTCCGACAAGCCCTGTTTCGACAACAACCGCTTCGCCGCCGACAGTGCTAACAGAGACAGCCACTGAGCCTGTGAAAGCGCAAGCACCGCCAGCATCAGCACCACAAACACAACAATCGAGCACGGAGAACGTTACTCGAGTTGCCCGCGGACCAACGACATCGTTGCCAGCGGCACCTGAAAGTAATGCACCGGTCTCTCCGACAAGCCGCGACGCACAGTAG